The following are encoded together in the Lactuca sativa cultivar Salinas chromosome 1, Lsat_Salinas_v11, whole genome shotgun sequence genome:
- the LOC111906726 gene encoding uncharacterized protein LOC111906726 produces the protein MDKSWISSSRLSNAYYEGVNTFLEFARSNNPILDVIPCPCVNCINLCHRSIDNARYHLSAHIFDGNYKIWSFHGEKQPKIDFRCPNNSIPPDAIYTKDMLHNAFKYVEKEYDLLKSLLEECDKPLYVGSKYNALSGLLKFQHLKGQFGWSNAIFDALLCVLKDILPSNNTIPSSIYESKKLLNGVGLQYEKIHACENDCVLFWKEHKDASQCPTCGTSHWKKNTKNVPSKVLWYRRMLSIPQIAHDLTWHAKGRVNNGKLTHPRDNPSWKLVDNTWKEFGQEKQNLRLALSADGINPHKSLSSKRSCWSVILITYNLPPYLCMSRKFMMLTLLISGPNQPGNNIDVYLAPLIENLKLLWETGVETFDS, from the coding sequence ATGGATAAATCATGGATTTCCTCTAGTAGATTATCAAATGCATATTATGAAGGTGTGAATACTTTTCTAGAGTTTGCACGGAGTAATAATCCAATTTTAGATGTCATTCCATGCCCTTGTGTAAATTGTATCAATTTGTGTCACCGCTCAATTGACAATGCCCGTTATCATTTGTCTGCCCACATCTTCGATGGAAATTATAAGATTTGGTCTTTCCATGGAGAAAAACAACCCAAGATTGATTTTAGATGCCCTAACAATTCGATTCCTCCTGATGCTATTTATACAAAGGATATGCTACATAATGCCTTCAAATATGTAGAAAAAGAATATGATTTATTGAAATCACTTCTTGAAGAATGTGATAAGCCACTTTATGTAGGGTCAAAGTATAATGCACTTAGTGGATTATTGAAATTCCAACATTTGAAGGGTCAGTTTGGATGGTCTAATGCTATTTTTGATGCTTTGTTGTGTGTCCTAAAAGATATCTTACCATCAAACAATACCATCCCTAGCTCGATATATGAATCCAAGAAGTTGCTAAATGGAGTAGGTCTACAATATGAGAAGATTCACGCATGTGAAAATGATTGTGTTCTATTCTGGAAAGAACATAAGGATGCTTCTCAATGTCCAACTTGTGGCACATCTCATTGGAAGAAGAATACTAAAAACGTACCTTCAAAAGTTTTATGGTATAGAAGAATGTTATCAATACCGCAAATTGCACATGACTTAACTTGGCATGCGAAAGGTCGGGTCAATAATGGGAAGCTTACTCATCCTCGCGATAACCCTTCTTGGAAGCTTGTTGATAACACATGGAAAGAATTCGGACAAGAAAAACAAAATCTTAGATTAGCCTTGTCTGCTGATGGTATCAATCCTCACAAGTCATTAAGTTCCAAGCGTAGTTGTTGGTCGgttatcctaataacatataatctACCCCCTTATTTGTGTATGTCAAGAAAATTCATGATGTTGACTCTATTGATATCCGGGCCAAACCAACCTGGTAACAATATTGATGTCTACTTGGCACCATTAATAGAAAATCTAAAACTCTTGTGGGAAACTGGCGTAGAGACTTTTGATTCTTAG